From the genome of Longispora fulva:
GGCTGGCGCGGCCCGTTGGAGGGCGACACCAAGCCGCTGGGCATCCCCGAGGTCCGGGGCATCCTGCCGCGCGGCGGCACGGTCCTCGGCTCCTCGCGGACCAACCCGTTCAAGATCGAGGGCGGCGTCGAGCGGATCAAGGCGAACCTGGCTGACCTGGGCATCGACGCGCTGATCGCGATCGGCGGCGAGGACACCCTTGGCGTCGCGGCGAAGCTGACCGAGCTGGGCGTGCCCGTCGTCGGGGTGCCCAAGACGATCGACAACGACCTGGGCGCGACCGACTACACGTTCGGCTTCGACACGGCCGTGAACATCGCGATGGAGGCCATCGACCGGCTGCACACGACGGCGGAGAGCCACCACCGCACGGTCGTCGTCGAGGTGATGGGCCGGCACGCCGGCTGGATAGCCCTGCACTCGGGCCTCGCCGGCGGCGCGAACGTGATCCTGCTGCCGGAGCAGAGGTTCGACCTGGACAAGGTCGTCGAGTACATCGAGACCCGGTTCCAGACCCGGTACAGCCCGATCGTGGTGGTCTCCGAGGGCGCGATGCCGTCCGACGGGGACATGGTCACCCAGGGTGGTCAGCTCGACGCCTTCGGCCACGTCCGGCTCGGCGGCGTCGGCCAGTGGCTCGCCGACCAGATCGAGAAGCGCACCGGCAAGGAGGCCAGGGCCGTCGTCCTCGGCCACATCCAGCGGGGCGGCACGCCGACGGCGTTCGACCGAGTGCTGGCGACCCGGTTCGGGCTGCACGCGATCGACGCGGTGCACGAGGGGGACTTCGGGAAGATGGTCGCGCTGCGCGGCACCGACATCGTCCGGGTGCCGCTCGAGGAGGCGACCCGCGAGTTGAAGACCGTGCCGGCCGCGCGCCTGGCCGAGGCCGAGGTCTTCTTCGGGTAGGAATCGTCGGTGTCCGGGCCGGGCCTGCCGGCCCGGCCCGGACGCGCCAGTGGTCCGGGCTCGGGCCCGGGCATCGCCGGTCCCGTCGCGGCCCGGCCGTCAGGACAGAGAGGAATACGCGCGTGGACACCGTTGCCGTCATCGGAGCGGGCAAGATCGGCGAGGTGCTGCTGACCGGCCTGGTCAAGGCCGGCTGGCCGGCCGGCAGGCTGATCGCCACCGCCCGCCGCCCGGAACGCGCCCAGGACCTGCGCGACCGGCTCGGCATCCGGGTGCTCGACAACCTCGGCGCCGTCGGCGAGGCGGAGGTCGTGGCGATCGCGGTCAAACCCCAGGACGCGGGGGTGCTCCTCGAGGAGCTCGGCGGCAAGATCCCCGCCGACAAGCTGGTCATCTCCCTGTGCGCCGGCCTGCCGACCACGTTCTTCGAGCGCCGGCTCCAGCCCGGCACCCCGGTGATCCGGGTCATGACCAACACGCCGGCCCTGGTGGACGAGGCGATGACGGCCATCTCCGCCGGCGCGCACGCGTTGCCGGCGCACATGGCGCTCGCCGAGGAGCTGTTCAAACCGCTGGGCAAGACGATCCGGGTACCGGAGTCCCAGCAGGACGCCGTGACGGCCCTGTCCGGCTCCGGCCCGGCCTACTTCTACTTCCTCGTCGAGGCCATGAT
Proteins encoded in this window:
- the proC gene encoding pyrroline-5-carboxylate reductase; amino-acid sequence: MDTVAVIGAGKIGEVLLTGLVKAGWPAGRLIATARRPERAQDLRDRLGIRVLDNLGAVGEAEVVAIAVKPQDAGVLLEELGGKIPADKLVISLCAGLPTTFFERRLQPGTPVIRVMTNTPALVDEAMTAISAGAHALPAHMALAEELFKPLGKTIRVPESQQDAVTALSGSGPAYFYFLVEAMIDAGILLGLPRQVARDLIVQTAIGSAVMLRDSGEHPVTLREAVTSPAGTTISAIRELENHGVRAALLAALEAARDRAREIAQQSEAL
- a CDS encoding 6-phosphofructokinase, translated to MRIGVLTGGGDCPGLNAVIRAVVRKGVTDYGHEFVGFRDGWRGPLEGDTKPLGIPEVRGILPRGGTVLGSSRTNPFKIEGGVERIKANLADLGIDALIAIGGEDTLGVAAKLTELGVPVVGVPKTIDNDLGATDYTFGFDTAVNIAMEAIDRLHTTAESHHRTVVVEVMGRHAGWIALHSGLAGGANVILLPEQRFDLDKVVEYIETRFQTRYSPIVVVSEGAMPSDGDMVTQGGQLDAFGHVRLGGVGQWLADQIEKRTGKEARAVVLGHIQRGGTPTAFDRVLATRFGLHAIDAVHEGDFGKMVALRGTDIVRVPLEEATRELKTVPAARLAEAEVFFG